Genomic segment of Microbacterium sp. BH-3-3-3:
GCCAGGGTGAGAGCGAGCACCCGCACCGGACGGATCAGGGCGAACAGCAGCATGAGCAGCGTCGCGGCCACCAGAACGGCGGCCAGAGCGGCGCGGAACGAGATGATCTGCGCCAGCGGGAAGGTGCGCTCCAGGCCGAAGAACGACGGCCACGTCAGCACCGCGGCACCCGCCGCGACGACGAGCGCGACGAGGAACCCGAACAACCGACGCACGCACCCGACCCTAAGGGAGCCGTCTGAGAGATCGACCGATGCCGACCGGGCATGCCCTGGGCCTGGGACCGCGCGCTACGCTCGACGGGTGCAGCGTGATCGTCGATTCGAGGGGCCGAGCGATCTGCACCTGCACTCCTCGCACTCCGACGGCACCGAACCGCCCGCCCAGGTGATGGCGGCCGCGCACCGGTACGGCCTGCGAACGGCCGCCCTCACCGACCACGACACGACGTCGGGCTGGGCCGAGGCCGCCGAGGCGGCGACGTCGCTCGGGATGACGTTCGTTCCGGGCATGGAGCTCTCGGCCCGCCACCGGTGGCGCAGCGTGCACCTGCTGGCGTACCTGGTCGACCCCGACGACACCGCGCTGCGCGCCATGACCGACCGGATCCGCTCCTCGCGCCTCGATCGCGCGCAGATCATGGCCGAACGCATCTCCCACGACTACGACATCGCCTGGGGCGACATCGTCGCCCAGACCGCCGACGGGGCGACCGTGGGACGCCCGCACATCGCCGACGCCCTGGTCGCACGGGGCATCGTGACCGATCGCACCGAGGCGTTCGCCGGCATCCTGCATCCCGCGGGCGACTACTACGTCGCCCTTTACGCTCCCGATCCGGTGACGGCGGTGGAGCTGGTGGTCGGTGCCGGCGGCGTGCCCATCGTCGCGCACCCGGCGGGACGCGCGCTGCTGCCCGACGGGGTGACGCAGGCGATGCTCGACGCGGGACTCGCGGGCTTCGAGCTCGGCCACCGCGAGAACCTGCCCGAGCCCACGGCGCTGCTCGCCGATCTCGCGGAGCGGCACGATCTCATCGTGACCGGATCGAGCGATTACCACGGCCTCGGCAAACCCAACGTTCCGGGCGAGAACACGACGGCCGACGACATGGTCGCGCGCATCTTCGCCCTGGGCCACGGCACGGCGCCGGTCTTCCCGTAGGCGACCGTCGTCGGCGGCGGGGCCGCGGTGGGCATCCCGGCGGTGGGGAGGCGTGACGAGCGGAGGACGTGGGCGAGCGGAGGACGTGGGGCGAGCGGAGGACGAGGGAGCGCTCTCGCGTCCTCCGCTCGTTGCATCCCCTCCGCTCGTCACCTCGCTCTCGCCGTTCCGCTGCTCGGCGACGTCGCTCGCGCGTGCCGCATGCGGGCGTCTCCCGGCAGCCGGCGCGCCCGGAGACGCGAACGGCGCCGACCCCCGGAGGGATCGGCGCCGTGTCGACGTGCGGGTCAGGCGACGGGGGCCGTCGGGGTTCCCGAGCTTCCGCTGCCGCGACGACGACGGCGGCGACGCGGGGCCGCGTTTCCGTCGTGGTGCTCCTTGCCGGCGCCGTCGTGCGTGCCGGCACCGCCCTCGGCGCGCGGGGTGCTCTCCCCGGTGGACTCGCCCGATGAGGGTCCGCGACGGCGACGGCGCGGACCGCGCTCGCCCTCGGCATCCTGGCCCTCGGTCTTCTTCTCGACCTTGGGGACGACGGCCTTCGGGGCGGTCACGAGACGCCCCTTCGTGCCCTCGGGGATGTCGAGGTCGGTGAACAAGTGCGGGCTCGACGAGTAGGTCTCGGTCGGCTCGGGCTGGCCGAACTCGAGCGCGCGGTTGATGAGCGCCCACTTGTGCAGGTCGTCCCAGTCGACGAACGTCACGGCGATGCCGGTCTTGCCCGCGCGACCGGTGCGGCCCGCGCGGTGCAGGTAGGTCTTCTCGTCGTCGGGGATCGTGTGGTTGATCACGTGCGTGACGTCGTTGACGTCGATACCGCGCGCGGCGACGTCGGTGGCGATCAGCACGTCGCGCTTGCCGGCCTTGAACGCGGCCATCGAGCGCTCGCGCGCCTCCTGGCTCATGTCGCCGTGGACGGCGGCGGCGTTGAAGCCGCGGTCGCCGAGCTCGTCGACGAGCTTCTGAGCGGCGCGCTTCGTGCGCGTGAAGATGACCGCCTTCTCGCGGCCGTCGGACTGCAGGATCCGCGCGATGATCTCGTCCTTGTCGAGCGAGTGCGCGCGGTAGACCAGGTGCTTGATGTTCGCCTGCGTGAGGCCTTCGTCGGGGTCGGAGGCGCGCATGTGGATCGGGTTCGACATGAACCGGCGGGCCAGCGCGACGATCGGCCCGGGCATCGTCGCCGAGAAGAGCTGCGTGTGACGGATCGGGGGGACCTTCGAGAAGATCTTCTCGATGTCGGCGAGGAATCCCAGGTCGAGCATCTTGTCGGCCTCGTCGAGCACGACCTCGGTGGCGTTCGACAGGTCGAGCAGACGCTGGTTGGCGAGGTCGATCAGTCGACCGGGGGTGCCGACGACGATCTGCGCGCCGGCTTTGAGCTGGTCGATCTGACCCTCGTAGGCCTTGCCGCCGTAGATGGCGACGACGCTGGTGGAGCGGTTCGAGGTGAGCATGTCCATGTCTTCGTAGACCTGGACGGCGAGCTCGCGGGTGGGCACGACGATGAGCGCCTTCACCCCGGGCTCGGGATTCAGACCGAGTCGCTGGACGACGGGGATGCCGAAACCGAACGTCTTGCCGGTACCGGTCTTGGCCTGGCCGATGATGTCCTGCCCCGGGAGGCCGAGGGGGATCGTCTGCTCCTGGATGGGGAAGGCATCGATGATGCCCTTGGATGCCAGGGCATCCACGATGTCCTGGTCGACACCGAGATCGGAGAATGTGGTCATGTGCGTGCCTGTTCCGGCGGCGAGAGACCGCCTGGGGAGTCGAATCCACGCCCTCACTCGTCCGCAGGCGCGGGGCCCCGATCCATCGCCGGGGCTGTTCCACTCTACCCGGCGTGTTTCGACGGCCCCCGACGCCTAGGCTGTAGGCGTGTTCGCGTGGTTCCGTCGTCGTCAGCGCCCCGTGGGCCGCACTCTGCAGCTGCGCTCGCGCGGAGACCTGGGCGAAGCACTCCGCGTCGACTTCGCCGAGCTGGCGCCCGAGGTCGAGACCTTCCTCGGGCAGGCCGCGTACCTGCAGCTCGGCTTCTTCGAAACGCTCAGCGAGCTGATCGCCTCGACGCCCGAGCTCGCCGAGAAGGAATCCCTCTCGCGCGCGGCCGGGGCGGCGCTCATCAAGCACCAGGAGCTGGTGGGACTCATCCGCGAGCGCGGCGCCGATCCCACCCAGCTCATGCTGCCGTTCCGCGAGTCGCTCGACGCCTTCCGTCGCAACACGCACGGTGTGCGTCCGCAGGAGACGATGCTGACCGTCCACATCACCGCCGGCATGCTCGACGACTTCTACCTGGCCCTGTCGTCGAGCTACGGAGAGACCGGGCGACGCGTCGCCCGCATTCTGCAGGCCGACGACGACCGCCAGGCCATCGTCGAGATCCTCGGCGCCACGATCCAGAGCGACGAGGAGTGGCGTTGGCTGCTCGCGCTGTGGGGGCGACGCCTGGTGGGCGACACGCTGCTGGTGGCTCGCGCCGCCCTGCGCAACGCTCATCTGGATCGCGACGAAGAGGCGAAGGTCGAGCCCGTCTTCAGCGGTCTGATGGGCGCGCACGCGAGGCGCATGGATGCCATGGGGCTCGCAGCGTAAGAAGCGGGTCACGGGTGGGCGGCGGTGCCGCTGCGCGCCGCCGGGGTGGGCGACGAGCGTCGTGCCGCCCTCAGATGCCGAGTTCGGCGCGATCCGCCGCGTCGCGGTTCAGCCGCGCGCGCGAGATCACCGGCACCAGCGAGAACGTCGTCGCCACGGGAGCGAGGACGACGACCAGCCACAGCACGGGGGAGTCGATCCCCAGGCCAGCCCACGTGAGGGCGGTCCAGACGATCGCGGCCGACGCGGCGCCCGCGAACGGGGCGAGGGCCGCGCCGCGGAGCTGTCGATGCGGGAGCACGACGTGGGCGGCGAGGCCCACGACGGCCCCCACGATCAGACCGAGCAGGATCTGCACGGGGCGCTCTGTCAGGCGACGAAGCCGACGCGACGGGCCTCTTCGGTGCCGAACTCGACGAACGCGAGGTTCGCGGTCGGAACCAGGTACGTGTTGCCCTTCACATCGGTGAAGACGACGTGGCTGGCGGAGTTGTCGAGGGCGGCGGCGACCGCCGACTTGACGGCGTCCGAGCTCTCGTTCGTCTCGAAGTTCAGCTCGCGGCCGGTGTTGGTGATGCCGATACGGATCTCCACGATGCGTCCTTTCCCCGCGGGCCGCGGTCGGCCCGGCGCGTGCTTCCGACTCTAGGGCAGCCCTCCGACACCGCGTCCCGCGCGGGCCCCCGCTTCGCGGATGGCGAACGCGCTGGTTCTGGAGCGGGCGCCCTCTCACGTGAGCGGCACGGTGACAGGGCGCACGGGGGCGCCGCTCGGGGAGGGTCGTCCCGCGAGGCGCCTCGCGGCAGACCTGGCGCGGCCGGTGATGTCGGAGGTCGCCGTTAGCGTGGATGCCATGCAGATCTCCGCCGCGGCCGCGCTCGCCTCCGGGGTGTCCCGCGTCGACGGTCTCGCGGGTGGATCACCGGCGGCGATCTCCCTCGACCGGCTCGACGACGCGCAGTGCGCGGTGGTGCAGTGGCCGGCCGAGGCCAGCGGTGTGGTGGTCGGTGCCCCGGGCTCGGGCAAGACGTCGACGCTGCTGTCCCGCGTGCGCGTGCTCGTGGCATCCGGTGTCGACCCCGACGATCTGCTCGTGCTCACCCCCACGCGGCCGGCGGCGACGGCGCTGCGCGACCCGCTCGCCCTCGCGGTGGAACGGGCGACCTCGGGCGCGCTGGCGCGCTCGCTGGCGTCGTTCGCGTTCCACCTGGTGCGCGGAGCCGAGGTGCGTCGCGGTGCCGAACCGCCCCAGCTGCTGACCGGCGGCGATGAGGACCAGATCATCCGCGACCTGCTCGACGGAGATGCGCTCGACGAGGCCGAGGGCGTCTCGCGGTGGCCGGAGTGGCTCGGCCCGGCCATTCGCGCGACGCGCGGTTTCCGCGGCGATCTGCGCGCGTTCCTCGCGGAGTGCACCGACCTGGGCGTCGACTCCGCCGCCCTCGTGCGACTGGCCGAAGAGCACGAGCTCCCGGTGTGGGCCTCGCTCGCCTCGTTCGCCGACGAGTACCGCGCGGTGCGCGCCTCGATGCGCGGAGCGCACCGCGATGCCGCCGACCTGGCCCGCGAGGCCGTTTCCGTGCTCGGGGAGGCGCGCCGGGAGCGCGATCTGCTCGGGCGGTTCTCGTCGTTGCGCTGCGTCCTCGTCGACGACGCGCAAGAGCTCACCGCGGGCGGCATCGACCTGTTGCGCGCCTGCCGCGACCTCGGGATCGGTGTCGTCGCCTTCGGGGACCCCGACGTGGGCTCGGGCGCCTTCCGCGGCGCCACGCCCGAGAACTTCGCGCGACTCGCTCGAGAGCTGGGCGCGACGGCCGCGCTGGGGGAGCCCCACCGCGGCACCCCCGAACACATCGACCTCGTGCGGCAGGTGGCGGCGCGCATCGGCGCGGCCGGCGTCGTGGCGCACCGCCGCGCCCCCGTCGGCGCGGCACCCACCGGAGCCGTGCGCACCTACCTGCTGCGCTCTCCCGCCGAAGAGGCCGACGCGATCGCGCGTCTGCTGCGCGAACGGCACGTGCTCGACGGGGTTCCCTGGTCGCAGTGCGCGGTCATCGCGCACGACTCGCGGCAAGTGGCCACGCTCGAGGCCGAGCTCGCGGCGCGCGAGGTGCCGGCGCGCTCGAGCGGCCCCGGTCTGGCGCTCGGGGTGCAGCGTCCGGTGCGCGACCTGGTCGCGCTCGTCGAGCTGGGCATGCGCGACCCCGACGGGTGGGCGGCCGATGCCGTGACCGATGCGCTGCTGGGAACCTTCGGCGGCCTCGATCCCATCGAACTCCGGCGTCTTCGCACCGCGCTCCGCCACGACGAGCTGTCGGCGGGAGGATCCCGCACCGCGAGCGAGCTGCTGGTCTCGGGCGTGCGCTTCCCCCTCGAGCTCGAGACCGTCGACACCCGCGAGGGGCGACGTGCGGCTCGACTGGGCGAGACACTGGCGGCCCTGCGGGCGCAGACGCAGGCGAAGGCCACGGCGCACGAACTGCTCTGGACCGCCTGGGAGCGCAGCGCTCTGGCGCGGGTGTGGCGCGAGGCCTCGCGGGGGCACGGTCCGCTCGCCGAGCAGGCCGATCGCGATCTCGACGCGATCGTCGCCCTCTTCCAGGCGGCCAAGCGGTTCACCGAACGCGAGCCCGACGGAGAAGCCGCGGTGTTCCTGCGTTCGGTGCTCGATAGCGACGTCGCCGAAGATCGCATCGAGCAGCCCGCCGTGACCGAGACGGTGCGCGTGCTCACCCCCGCCGCCGCGGCCGGCACCGCGTTCGACACCGTGATCGTGGCCGGCGTGCAAGACGGTGTCTGGCCCAACACCCGGCTGCGCGGCGGTCTGCTCGAGACGTGGCGTCTCGCCGACGCGGTCCAGCAGCCCGACCTCCCCGTCTCGGGCATGCTCGACCGCCGCCGCGCCGCGATGCACGACGAGCTGCGACTGTTCGTGCGCGCGATCAGTCGAGCGAACGCGCGGCTCGTGGTCACCGCGGTCGACGACGACGACACCGGTCCGAGCGTGCTGTTCGAGATGCTCCCCACTCCCGAGCCCGCCGCGGCGATCCCGGAGCACCCCCTGTCGCTGCGCGGACTCGTCGCTCGTCATCGGCGTGCGCTCACCGTGCCCCGGGTCCCGCCGGCCGATCGCGCGCACGCCGCCGGCCAGCTCGCCCTCCTCGCGGCAGCGGGGGTGGCCGGTGCGGCCCCCGACGAGTGGTACGGCGTCGCCGCACCGACCTCGACCGCGCCGCTGCGCGACCTCACCCGTGAAGACGTGCGGGTGTCGCCGTCGCGACTCCACGCCCTCGAAGAGTGCGAGCTCGACTGGGTCATCGCCGATCTGGGCGGTGACCGAGGCGGCACGACGGCGGGCAT
This window contains:
- a CDS encoding PHP domain-containing protein, whose amino-acid sequence is MQRDRRFEGPSDLHLHSSHSDGTEPPAQVMAAAHRYGLRTAALTDHDTTSGWAEAAEAATSLGMTFVPGMELSARHRWRSVHLLAYLVDPDDTALRAMTDRIRSSRLDRAQIMAERISHDYDIAWGDIVAQTADGATVGRPHIADALVARGIVTDRTEAFAGILHPAGDYYVALYAPDPVTAVELVVGAGGVPIVAHPAGRALLPDGVTQAMLDAGLAGFELGHRENLPEPTALLADLAERHDLIVTGSSDYHGLGKPNVPGENTTADDMVARIFALGHGTAPVFP
- a CDS encoding DEAD/DEAH box helicase, whose translation is MTTFSDLGVDQDIVDALASKGIIDAFPIQEQTIPLGLPGQDIIGQAKTGTGKTFGFGIPVVQRLGLNPEPGVKALIVVPTRELAVQVYEDMDMLTSNRSTSVVAIYGGKAYEGQIDQLKAGAQIVVGTPGRLIDLANQRLLDLSNATEVVLDEADKMLDLGFLADIEKIFSKVPPIRHTQLFSATMPGPIVALARRFMSNPIHMRASDPDEGLTQANIKHLVYRAHSLDKDEIIARILQSDGREKAVIFTRTKRAAQKLVDELGDRGFNAAAVHGDMSQEARERSMAAFKAGKRDVLIATDVAARGIDVNDVTHVINHTIPDDEKTYLHRAGRTGRAGKTGIAVTFVDWDDLHKWALINRALEFGQPEPTETYSSSPHLFTDLDIPEGTKGRLVTAPKAVVPKVEKKTEGQDAEGERGPRRRRRGPSSGESTGESTPRAEGGAGTHDGAGKEHHDGNAAPRRRRRRRGSGSSGTPTAPVA
- a CDS encoding ferritin-like fold-containing protein yields the protein MFAWFRRRQRPVGRTLQLRSRGDLGEALRVDFAELAPEVETFLGQAAYLQLGFFETLSELIASTPELAEKESLSRAAGAALIKHQELVGLIRERGADPTQLMLPFRESLDAFRRNTHGVRPQETMLTVHITAGMLDDFYLALSSSYGETGRRVARILQADDDRQAIVEILGATIQSDEEWRWLLALWGRRLVGDTLLVARAALRNAHLDRDEEAKVEPVFSGLMGAHARRMDAMGLAA
- a CDS encoding DUF3107 domain-containing protein — its product is MEIRIGITNTGRELNFETNESSDAVKSAVAAALDNSASHVVFTDVKGNTYLVPTANLAFVEFGTEEARRVGFVA
- a CDS encoding ATP-dependent DNA helicase, with product MQISAAAALASGVSRVDGLAGGSPAAISLDRLDDAQCAVVQWPAEASGVVVGAPGSGKTSTLLSRVRVLVASGVDPDDLLVLTPTRPAATALRDPLALAVERATSGALARSLASFAFHLVRGAEVRRGAEPPQLLTGGDEDQIIRDLLDGDALDEAEGVSRWPEWLGPAIRATRGFRGDLRAFLAECTDLGVDSAALVRLAEEHELPVWASLASFADEYRAVRASMRGAHRDAADLAREAVSVLGEARRERDLLGRFSSLRCVLVDDAQELTAGGIDLLRACRDLGIGVVAFGDPDVGSGAFRGATPENFARLARELGATAALGEPHRGTPEHIDLVRQVAARIGAAGVVAHRRAPVGAAPTGAVRTYLLRSPAEEADAIARLLRERHVLDGVPWSQCAVIAHDSRQVATLEAELAAREVPARSSGPGLALGVQRPVRDLVALVELGMRDPDGWAADAVTDALLGTFGGLDPIELRRLRTALRHDELSAGGSRTASELLVSGVRFPLELETVDTREGRRAARLGETLAALRAQTQAKATAHELLWTAWERSALARVWREASRGHGPLAEQADRDLDAIVALFQAAKRFTEREPDGEAAVFLRSVLDSDVAEDRIEQPAVTETVRVLTPAAAAGTAFDTVIVAGVQDGVWPNTRLRGGLLETWRLADAVQQPDLPVSGMLDRRRAAMHDELRLFVRAISRANARLVVTAVDDDDTGPSVLFEMLPTPEPAAAIPEHPLSLRGLVARHRRALTVPRVPPADRAHAAGQLALLAAAGVAGAAPDEWYGVAAPTSTAPLRDLTREDVRVSPSRLHALEECELDWVIADLGGDRGGTTAGIGTIIHAALETAASISESDLWAVVDERWGELVFDAVWRERAERARARELVRRLATYLRRFDDAGGRLIGAERHFEVPIPLDDAAEHRAVLSGDIDRVELTPSGEVVIVDLKTGKNEPQTDAKVADNPQLAAYQLAFSSGAIEPVAGLAPGGAKLLVLRPTAATKEYAEPLQKPFDDAQRADFVSRVQRAVGVMRGTSFAAPYEVHCRDEFSYGLCRIHTVSAVSAS